A window of Rutidosis leptorrhynchoides isolate AG116_Rl617_1_P2 unplaced genomic scaffold, CSIRO_AGI_Rlap_v1 contig277, whole genome shotgun sequence genomic DNA:
ATCTGAATCGTCCATTAGTCGAGAATGTCCTACATTTGCGTCGATCTCAGCCCTTGCTTTCTCCAATACCTTTGGATGTGAAAGCAATTGTGAAATTATTTCTTCCATCGTCTTTGCTGACGTGTCTGCTCCTGCTACTAGCATCAgctgaaaataaaataaaaaggaacTCCAAACTATGAGGGCATAAAAGTTTAAATGATAATGACAATTTGGTCCTCATATTCTTCAATTCAAATATACACACATGATCAGACCCTAAACTAACTGAATGCACACTTGATCACAGTTTGAACTTTCACATTCCGACACAAATAAAATATTTTTTCTGGCTAAAATTGTGATATTAGATTCACAAACAATGCGCACAACATAAACAAATCCATGATGTAGAGGTTTGTTGACCCAATGATTATTCGAGTGAGCAGTCAACTTGAAAgtcacaaattagaacctctggaCTAGCAATTCGGCGAATTACGATACGATCATGTTGGTTGAGTGGGATTTGGAAATAAGGTAGAGGGAGGATCATTGTCTAAAgaataaatgaaaataaataaaaaaaactaaatagAGGTCTCATATGTAAAAACTGATATAGTTGAAGGGTCAAATGTATGTTATCTACTGTTAGACTAGTGTGTGTAGTGTGTACCACAAAACTTAAATTGCTCTGTTTCTTACCATTATAGTCCCCTTGATGAAGTCGTCGGTATAAATTTCGGGTTCCGATTCTTGCAAAACAAGCAGCGCATCAAGAATCGTCCTCTTGCTCTCCGAATCGCTGACCCTATTATAAGATTTAGCATTTCTTCTTGTATCAATCAATTCCTGCATGTATCCATCTCTCTCTATAAACCTTTTTCGAATCATCTTCTCCATTTTATAAAATGGCATCCATCTCAACATCGGAATAAAATCACCAGTAGCATTACTAAACCCAGCAAGCCCAAACATGTGCTTTAGATGATTCAATTTCTCTTTCACTTGCTCGGAATCGACTCCGTCCTCAATAAACCTCTCGCCGGAAACCGACTGCATCATTATATTAACCGTTAGAAGGTACAAGAACGTGTTCATGTTAACTTTCCGTCCGTCGGAGCTATTCCCGATCAGTTGTCTGACGAGGTGTCGGATTTCTCCGACACGAGTGGTAGAGGCCAGCTGGACCCGTCTCGATGAGAGGACTTCTATCGTCGTGAGTCGGCGGAGGTTACGCCAATCGGCACCATACGGTAACGATCCGAGGTTCCTTTTGTCGTAGTTGAAGACTTGTCTCGACGGAAGTTGAGGACGGTTGGCGAAAACGATGTCGTTATTGGCCAAGTACTCTTCGATTAGAGGGGTAGTAGAGAGGACTACAACTTGGCGGGAACCAAACTTTAGGGACATAATTGGACCATATTTTTGGGAGAGTTTGAATAAAGAGACGTTGATCGGGTTCTTTAAGAGATGGAAATGTCCGATGATCGGAAGGCCGGGAGGACCTGGTGGCAAATTCGAAGTTTTTCGAAAGTTTCGAATGAGAATGGTAAAGAGGATAAGAAAGAAAGAGATTAAGAAAGCATAATAGGGTAATGATACCATTTTTGCTAGCTGATTAAGCGATCTGAGGGGGTTTAAGATAATTTGCATATGTAGTGTTATGAGTTTAAATAGAGAGTAATATAAAAAATATAAGATGAGGATTTATCCTTATAAAAAGAAAATCATGATCGGGATTCTAGAAGGAATGATTTGAATTTTAGATTGATTGCGGCAACCGGAATCCAACTAGTATTAACACGTTTTTCTTTCACTATGTGAATTCTAAAAAGTGAATATCAAATATATTTTTCGAAAATTTAATTTAGAAAAATACTTTTTTTCTTAATTAATTTTTGA
This region includes:
- the LOC139882496 gene encoding (+)-piperitol/(+)-sesamin synthase CYP81Q2-like; amino-acid sequence: MSLKFGSRQVVVLSTTPLIEEYLANNDIVFANRPQLPSRQVFNYDKRNLGSLPYGADWRNLRRLTTIEVLSSRRVQLASTTRVGEIRHLVRQLIGNSSDGRKVNMNTFLYLLTVNIMMQSVSGERFIEDGVDSEQVKEKLNHLKHMFGLAGFSNATGDFIPMLRWMPFYKMEKMIRKRFIERDGYMQELIDTRRNAKSYNRVSDSESKRTILDALLVLQESEPEIYTDDFIKGTIMTMILPLPYFQIPLNQHDRIVIRRIASPELMLVAGADTSAKTMEEIISQLLSHPKVLEKARAEIDANVGHSRLMDDSDLSDLPYLQCIMNESLRLKNPIGVSPPHESSEDCTLAGYRIPKGTMLLVNTWLIHRDPSNWEDPETFKPERFELAAEENNSNKGNNSSLKFIPFGFGRRRCPGITLANRLMTLAVGTMIQCFDWEDSGMNSGKNYIDKPLDVVFRPRPELVNVLSQL